CGCACGTGATGCACCCGTGGTCGAACGCGTGCTCGCGACCGATCCGGTCGCGATGTGCATGGTGGCGGCCAGATTCGAGTCGCACGGCATCAATCCGCGCCTACTGGGTGGCGAACTGTGGACGGTCGACGACCCGACCTCGTCGCTGTGCTTCTCCGGGGCCAACCTCATCCCGCTCCTCGGGTCGACCGGTGACATGGACGGGTTCGCCGATCGGGCGGCCGCCGCGCCCCGGGTCTGCTCGTCGATCGTGGGTCGCGCCGAGATGGTTCTGCCGTTCTGGGATCGGATCGCGCCGTGTTGGGGCCCGGCCCGCGAGGTGCGTGACAACCAGCCGCTGATGGCGTTGACCGGTGCACCCGCGGTGACCCCGGATCCCCTGGTCCGACTGGTCACCCTCGACGACCTCGACGCCTATCTCCCCGCCGCCATCGACATGTTCATCGGCGAGGTCGGAGTCGACCCATGCGCCGGCGACGGCGGACGGTCCTACCGCCGACGCCTCGCGTCGCTGATCTCCGCACAGCGCGTCTTCGCCCGTTTCGATCGTGGCGAGGTCGTGTTCAAGGCCGAGATCGGTTCGCTGTCACGCAGAGTCGGCCAGATCCAGGGCGTCTGGGTGTCCCCGGACCGCCGCGGAGAGGGACTCGGCGCCGGCGGGACCGCCGCCATCGCCGCCGCCATCATCAGCTACGGCCGTACCCCGAGCCTCTACGTCAACAGCTTCAACCTGCCGGCCCGTGAGGTCTACCGGCAGGTCGGGTTCAGCGAGGTCGGCACGTTCACGACGGTTCTCGTCGACTGACCGGTCGACGACGCGACACATCGCGTCACGTCGCGCGTGGCGCAACGGATATCGCTGCCGGACGCCATATGATCGCAGCTGATGTGGCAGATGAGACGGCGTGCGATCAGCGTGACCTGTGTGTCGATGAGTGCTGTCGTGGCACTCGGGGTCGCCGGCTGCGCCGGCGCCGACGACGGTCCCCGACAGGCCGTCGAGCAATTCCTCGATGCCTACGGCGGTGGCGACGCGGCGGCTGCCGCCGCGCTCACCGACAACCCCACCCAGGCCCGCACCGACCTCGATGCCGCCTGGGAGGGTCTGTCCGCCGAGAAGGTGTCCGCGAGTACCGGAAAGGCGCGTATCACCGGCGACACCGCGGACATCGACGTGACCTACCGCTGGGGTCTACCGCGCGGCCGTGAGTGGAGTTACCCGGCCCGGGTCCGGCTCATCAGATCCGACGCCGGCTGGTCCGTCCGGTGGGCCACCACCGACATCCACCCCGATCTCGGTGCCAATCAACGACTCTCGCTCCGGATCGTCGAGGCGCCCCGAGCGACGGTCAACGAGGCCGACGGATCGCAGGTAATGGTCAACGGTTCGGTGGTCGGGATCAACTTCGACGCCGCGGCCGCCGCGGCGAGTGGGTCGGTCGCGGATTCGGTGACCCAGCTCGTCACCACGCTGAAGCGGTTCGATCCGACGTTGTCCGCACAGAAGATCGCCGAGGAGTCCACCGCGTCCGGCTCGCCGTATCCGATCATGCGGCTCTCGCATCGCGATTTCGATCAGCTCCGAGACCAGCTCGCCATCCCGGGTGTCACCCACAATGAGCAGGCCGAACTGGTGCCGAAGACGCCGGGTTTCGCGCCCGCGCTGCTGACCGAGGTCAAGAAGGTCGTCGACAGCGAGGTCGACGGTCGGGTGGGCTGGCGGGTGGTCACGGTCAACCCGAACGGTCTCGACGCCGACGTGCTCGCCGACCACGACCCGGAGCCCGCGCCTGCGGTGTCGTTGAGCCTGTCCCGGCAGGTGCAGGTCGCCGCGCAACGCGCGGTCGACGCGACCAACCGCTTCCAGATCGCGATGGTGGTGCTCCAGCCGTCGACCGGGCACATCCTCGCCGTCGCGCAGAACAAGGCGGCCGACCGGCAGGGCCCGATCGCGACCACCGGTCTCTATCCGCCCGGTTCGACGTTCAAGATGGTGACCGCGGCCGCGGCCATCAGCCGCAACCTCGCACACCCGCAGACGATGGTGCCGTGTCCCGGAGAGATCGAGATCGGGCCGCGGCGCATCCCGAACTACGATCGGTTCTCGCTCGGCACGGTGCCGATGCTCCAGGCGTTCGCGAGCTCGTGCAACACGACCTTCGCCAAGCTCGCCAGCGAGATGGGTCCGTCGGATCTCGCGCACACCGCCGCCGCGATGGGCATCGGCCAGCAGTACGACATCGCCGGGCTCGACGCGACATCCGGGTCGGTGCCGATCGCGGCGGAGCTCGTGGCACGCAGCGAGGACGGCTTCGGCCAGGGCAAGGTGCTGGTGAGTCCGCTCGGGCTGGCCCTGGTCGCCGCAACTGTCGCGCACAATGGCAAAGCGCCTGTGCCGCAGCTGATCCTGGGCAAGCCGACCACGGTCACCGGTCCGCAGCCGACGCTGGACCCGGCAGTGGTCGCCGAGTTGCGACCGATGATGCGCGCCGTCGTCCAGCAGGGCACCGGCACGGTGATCGCCGGGGAGGGCGACGTCCTGGGCAAGACCGGTGAGGCCGAGTTCGACGGTGGCTCGCACGCGTGGTTCGCGGGCTACCGCGGCGACCTGGCGTTCGCGACACTCGTGGTCCGCGGCGGCGACTCGAACAATGCGGTCGGGGTCACCCGTGACTTCTTCGCGGGACTGCCGCCCGGCTACTACTCCGGGGCACGGTCCTGAGATCGGTCGCCCCGGTCCGGCTTCTCCGTCGTCAGGTTCAGCGCCATCAGGTTCGGCGCCATCAGGTTCGGCGCCATCAGGTTCGGCGCGGCACGATGATCGGCTGTCCCGACTCCGGGTGATCCCAGATCTCCACCGGATGGTCGTAGGTCTCCGAGAGGAGATCAGCCGTCAGTACGTCTCGTGTCGGGCCGTGCGCCAGCAGTCTGCCGTCCTTCATCAGCGCCACCTGATCGGCGTATGCGGCGGCCAGTGACAGGTCGTGCACCACCAGTAAGACCGCTGCGCCGTCGTCGCGGGCGACGCGCAGGATGTCGAGGACCGACTCCTGGTGATGGATGTCGAGGGCCGCGGTCGGTTCGTCGAGCAGCATCACGGGGGCACGCTGGGCCAGCGCCCGTGCGATCGAGACCCGGGCCTGCTGCCCGCCGGACAGTTGGGCGAAGGCGCGGTGGGTGATGTCGGTCAGGTCGCAGGCGCGGATGGCCGTGTCGATGATCGCGGGGGAGTCGACCGCCTGCGGGGTGCGCAGCCACGGGAATCGGCCCATCTCCACCACTTCGGCCACCGTGAACGGGGTGTCGGTCCGATTGTGCTGTGTCACAAAGGAACGCAACCTGGCCAGATCGCGGGACGAGGCCTTGGCCACCAGTCGATCGTCGATCCGGACCGACCCGTGATCGGGTCGCCGCAGTCCGGCCAGCACCGAGAGCAGAGTGGATTTGCCGCAACCGTTGGGACCGACGAGGGCGAGCAGTGAACCGGGCTCGACCTGGAGTGAGACGTCGTGGACCACCTCACGGCCGCCGAGGGCGACGGTGATGTGCTCGGCGACGACACCGGATGTGGCCACCGCCATGCTCACCACCCGGCTCCGGCGTGACGGCTGCGCCGCAGCAGGATGAAGAACACCGGGCCGCCGATCAGGGACGTGAACATACCCAGTGGCAGATCCGCATCACCGAGCATGGTCCGGGCCGCGAGATCTGCACCGGTGATGACCAGGGCGCCGCCGACGACGCTGGCCGGCAGCAGGATCGCATGGCGCGGACCGACGATCAGGCGCAGCACATGCGGGACGATCAGCCCGACGAACATGATGATCCCGGCGAAGGCGACCGCCGCGGCGGTCAGTATCGACACCAGCACGATCACCTGCCGGCGCACCACCTCGACGTTCACCCCGAGCGACGCGGCCTGGATCTCGCCGAGCGCGAGCAGATCGATCTTGTGGACCAGGACGAGGGCGGCCGCGACGGCGGCGATGATCAGCGGGGCGGACACCCACACCTCGTCCCAGGTCGTCCCGGCGAGCGACCCCAACTGCCAGAACACGATCTGCTCGCGGGCCGCCGTCGATGCGACGAACGTCAGGTAGGCGATGATGCCGAGCGCGAAGGCGTTCACCGCGATACCGGTGAGCACCAGCATGATCGCCGACGTCGCGCCGTCGCGCAGCGACAACAGGTAGACCGACGCCGCGGTGAACAGGCCGAACACGAATGCGGCACCGGCCAACGCCCAGTCGTTCGCGGTCCCGCCACCGAGCACGATCATCAGGCATGCACCGACCGCGGCTCCCGACGAGACACCGATGATGCCGGGCTCCGCCAACGGATTGGCGAGCACGCCCTGCAGCAGGCAACCGCCGGCGCCGAGCGCGGCACCGACGAGCAGACCGAGCACGATCCGTGGGAACCGCACGTTCCAGAGGGCGCCCTCGCCGTTCGGATGCGACGGCAGCGGTCCGACGTCGAGGTGGAAGTGGTGGGCGAG
This sequence is a window from Gordonia insulae. Protein-coding genes within it:
- a CDS encoding heme ABC transporter ATP-binding protein, whose protein sequence is MAVATSGVVAEHITVALGGREVVHDVSLQVEPGSLLALVGPNGCGKSTLLSVLAGLRRPDHGSVRIDDRLVAKASSRDLARLRSFVTQHNRTDTPFTVAEVVEMGRFPWLRTPQAVDSPAIIDTAIRACDLTDITHRAFAQLSGGQQARVSIARALAQRAPVMLLDEPTAALDIHHQESVLDILRVARDDGAAVLLVVHDLSLAAAYADQVALMKDGRLLAHGPTRDVLTADLLSETYDHPVEIWDHPESGQPIIVPRRT
- a CDS encoding GNAT family N-acetyltransferase translates to MLKLLGDRPLGARDAPVVERVLATDPVAMCMVAARFESHGINPRLLGGELWTVDDPTSSLCFSGANLIPLLGSTGDMDGFADRAAAAPRVCSSIVGRAEMVLPFWDRIAPCWGPAREVRDNQPLMALTGAPAVTPDPLVRLVTLDDLDAYLPAAIDMFIGEVGVDPCAGDGGRSYRRRLASLISAQRVFARFDRGEVVFKAEIGSLSRRVGQIQGVWVSPDRRGEGLGAGGTAAIAAAIISYGRTPSLYVNSFNLPAREVYRQVGFSEVGTFTTVLVD
- a CDS encoding penicillin-binding transpeptidase domain-containing protein; translated protein: MWQMRRRAISVTCVSMSAVVALGVAGCAGADDGPRQAVEQFLDAYGGGDAAAAAALTDNPTQARTDLDAAWEGLSAEKVSASTGKARITGDTADIDVTYRWGLPRGREWSYPARVRLIRSDAGWSVRWATTDIHPDLGANQRLSLRIVEAPRATVNEADGSQVMVNGSVVGINFDAAAAAASGSVADSVTQLVTTLKRFDPTLSAQKIAEESTASGSPYPIMRLSHRDFDQLRDQLAIPGVTHNEQAELVPKTPGFAPALLTEVKKVVDSEVDGRVGWRVVTVNPNGLDADVLADHDPEPAPAVSLSLSRQVQVAAQRAVDATNRFQIAMVVLQPSTGHILAVAQNKAADRQGPIATTGLYPPGSTFKMVTAAAAISRNLAHPQTMVPCPGEIEIGPRRIPNYDRFSLGTVPMLQAFASSCNTTFAKLASEMGPSDLAHTAAAMGIGQQYDIAGLDATSGSVPIAAELVARSEDGFGQGKVLVSPLGLALVAATVAHNGKAPVPQLILGKPTTVTGPQPTLDPAVVAELRPMMRAVVQQGTGTVIAGEGDVLGKTGEAEFDGGSHAWFAGYRGDLAFATLVVRGGDSNNAVGVTRDFFAGLPPGYYSGARS
- a CDS encoding FecCD family ABC transporter permease, with the protein product MLVLLGLIIGTAALVVVSAGMGQVSVPPVEVLGSLAHHFHLDVGPLPSHPNGEGALWNVRFPRIVLGLLVGAALGAGGCLLQGVLANPLAEPGIIGVSSGAAVGACLMIVLGGGTANDWALAGAAFVFGLFTAASVYLLSLRDGATSAIMLVLTGIAVNAFALGIIAYLTFVASTAAREQIVFWQLGSLAGTTWDEVWVSAPLIIAAVAAALVLVHKIDLLALGEIQAASLGVNVEVVRRQVIVLVSILTAAAVAFAGIIMFVGLIVPHVLRLIVGPRHAILLPASVVGGALVITGADLAARTMLGDADLPLGMFTSLIGGPVFFILLRRSRHAGAGW